A single genomic interval of Apteryx mantelli isolate bAptMan1 chromosome 21, bAptMan1.hap1, whole genome shotgun sequence harbors:
- the ZBTB26 gene encoding zinc finger and BTB domain-containing protein 26 isoform X1 — MFPRCAKMSERSDILHFKFDNYGDSMLQKMNKLREENKFCDVVVHIDDIEVHGHKIVFAAGSPFLRDQFLLNDSREVKISILQSSEVGRQLLLSCYSGILEFPEMELVNYLTAASFLQMSHIVERCTQALWKFIKPKQPLESKEECEQQSDSSELKEHQGDEDSLQQDSPCIQPSEDSMDMEDSDIQIIKVESIGEVTEVRNKKDQNQFISSEQTALHSSEPQHFLINSTVENRASEIEQNHLHNYALSYAGSDNIILASKDMFGPNNRGIDKGLQWHHQCPKCTRVFRHLENYANHLKMHKLFMCLLCGKTFTQKGNLHRHMRVHAGIKPFQCKICGKTFSQKCSLQDHLNLHSGDKPHKCNYCDMVFAHKPVLRKHLKQLHGKNSFDNANERNVQDITVDFDSFTCSTATDSKVCQQADANQVLDAGKLPQAVLSLRNDSTCVN, encoded by the exons ATGTTCCCCAG GTGTGCCAAAATGTCAGAAAGATCAGATATTCTTCACTTCAAATTTGACAATTATGGGGATTCGATGTTACAGAAAATGAACAAActaagggaagaaaacaaattttgtgATGTCGTGGTCCATATAGATGACATTGAAGTTCATGGGCATAAAATTGTATTTGCTGCTGGCTCTCCCTTCTTAAGAGATCAGTTCTTATTAAATGACTCTAGAGAGGTAAAAATCTCCATACTGCAAAGTTCGGAAGTGGGGAGGCAGTTGCTTTTATCCTGTTACAGTGGCATTCTGGAGTTTCCTGAAATGGAGCTGGTAAACTACTTGACTGCTGCAAGCTTTCTGCAGATGAGCCATATTGTTGAACGATGTACGCAGGCACTCTGGAAGTTTATAAAACCGAAGCAGCCGTTGGAGAGCAAGGAGGAGTGTGAACAGCAAAGTGACTCTTCTGAGTTGAAGGAACATCAAGGAGATGAAGACTCTCTGCAACAAGATTCACCTTGTATTCAGCCTTCAGAAGACAGTATGGATATGGAGGACAGTGATATTCAGATCATCAAGGTGGAGTCTATTGGGGAGGTAACAGAAGTTAGAAATAAGAAGGATCAGAACCAGTTTATTTCTTCTGAACAAACTGCGTTGCATTCATCAGAACCTCAACACTTTCTAATCAACTCCACTGTTGAAAACAGAGCAAGCGAAATAGAGCAAAACCACCTCCACAACTATGCCCTTTCGTATGCTGGCAGCGATAACATCATTCTGGCCTCTAAAGATATGTTTGGGCCTAACAACCGAGGTATAGACAAAGGTCTCCAATGGCACCATCAGTGTCCAAAGTGCACAAGAGTATTTCGGCATCTGGAAAACTATGctaatcatttaaaaatgcataaacTATTTATGTGTCTTCTCTGTGGCAAGACATTCACTCAGAAAGGCAATCTCCACCGGCATATGAGAGTACATGCAGGCATCAAACCTTTCCAATGTAAGATCTGTGGGAAAACATTCTCTCAGAAATGTTCCTTACAGGACCATCTCAACCTGCACAGTGGGGACAAGCCCCATAAATGTAACTACTGTGACATGGTTTTTGCGCATAAACCTGTTCTGAGGAAACATCTTAAACAGCTGCATGGTAAAAATAGCTTTGACAATGCCAATGAAAGAAACGTTCAAGATATAACAGTGGACTTCGATTCATTCACATGTAGCACTGCTACAGACAGTAAGGTCTGTCAGCAAGCTGATGCAAACCAGGTACTGGATGCAGGGAAACTGCCTCAGGCTGTGCTGAGTTTAAGAAACGATAGTACCTGCGTCAACTAA
- the ZBTB26 gene encoding zinc finger and BTB domain-containing protein 26 isoform X2: MFPRCAKMSERSDILHFKFDNYGDSMLQKMNKLREENKFCDVVVHIDDIEVHGHKIVFAAGSPFLRDQFLLNDSREVKISILQSSEVGRQLLLSCYSGILEFPEMELVNYLTAASFLQMSHIVERCTQALWKFIKPKQPLESKEECEQQSDSSELKEHQGDEDSLQQDSPCIQPSEDSMDMEDSDIQIIKVESIGEVTEVRNKKDQNQFISSEQTALHSSEPQHFLINSTVENRASEIEQNHLHNYALSYAGSDNIILASKDMFGPNNRGIDKGLQWHHQCPKCTRVFRHLENYANHLKMHKLFMCLLCGKTFTQKGNLHRHMRVHAGIKPFQCKICGKTFSQKCSLQDHLNLHSGDKPHKCNYCDMVFAHKPVLRKHLKQLHGKNSFDNANERNVQDITVDFDSFTCSTATDSKVCQQADANQETQD; encoded by the exons ATGTTCCCCAG GTGTGCCAAAATGTCAGAAAGATCAGATATTCTTCACTTCAAATTTGACAATTATGGGGATTCGATGTTACAGAAAATGAACAAActaagggaagaaaacaaattttgtgATGTCGTGGTCCATATAGATGACATTGAAGTTCATGGGCATAAAATTGTATTTGCTGCTGGCTCTCCCTTCTTAAGAGATCAGTTCTTATTAAATGACTCTAGAGAGGTAAAAATCTCCATACTGCAAAGTTCGGAAGTGGGGAGGCAGTTGCTTTTATCCTGTTACAGTGGCATTCTGGAGTTTCCTGAAATGGAGCTGGTAAACTACTTGACTGCTGCAAGCTTTCTGCAGATGAGCCATATTGTTGAACGATGTACGCAGGCACTCTGGAAGTTTATAAAACCGAAGCAGCCGTTGGAGAGCAAGGAGGAGTGTGAACAGCAAAGTGACTCTTCTGAGTTGAAGGAACATCAAGGAGATGAAGACTCTCTGCAACAAGATTCACCTTGTATTCAGCCTTCAGAAGACAGTATGGATATGGAGGACAGTGATATTCAGATCATCAAGGTGGAGTCTATTGGGGAGGTAACAGAAGTTAGAAATAAGAAGGATCAGAACCAGTTTATTTCTTCTGAACAAACTGCGTTGCATTCATCAGAACCTCAACACTTTCTAATCAACTCCACTGTTGAAAACAGAGCAAGCGAAATAGAGCAAAACCACCTCCACAACTATGCCCTTTCGTATGCTGGCAGCGATAACATCATTCTGGCCTCTAAAGATATGTTTGGGCCTAACAACCGAGGTATAGACAAAGGTCTCCAATGGCACCATCAGTGTCCAAAGTGCACAAGAGTATTTCGGCATCTGGAAAACTATGctaatcatttaaaaatgcataaacTATTTATGTGTCTTCTCTGTGGCAAGACATTCACTCAGAAAGGCAATCTCCACCGGCATATGAGAGTACATGCAGGCATCAAACCTTTCCAATGTAAGATCTGTGGGAAAACATTCTCTCAGAAATGTTCCTTACAGGACCATCTCAACCTGCACAGTGGGGACAAGCCCCATAAATGTAACTACTGTGACATGGTTTTTGCGCATAAACCTGTTCTGAGGAAACATCTTAAACAGCTGCATGGTAAAAATAGCTTTGACAATGCCAATGAAAGAAACGTTCAAGATATAACAGTGGACTTCGATTCATTCACATGTAGCACTGCTACAGACAGTAAGGTCTGTCAGCAAGCTGATGCAAACCAG GAGACTCAAGACTAA